A window of Pantoea agglomerans contains these coding sequences:
- a CDS encoding protein tyrosine phosphatase (Wzb shows phosphatase activity towards the autophosphorylated Wzc protein, which induces colanic acid biosynthesis; catalyzes the phosphorylation of UDP-glucose dehydrogenase, an enzyme involved in colanic acid biosynthesis), giving the protein MITSVLVVCVGNICRSPTGERLLKRALPEKRIASAGLGALKGYPADQTASEVAARHGLSLEGHHAQQLTASMCRDFDLILVMEKRHIEQVNRIDPAARGKTMLLGHWLNQQEIADPYRKSREAFEEVYGLLENATQKWVNVLSR; this is encoded by the coding sequence ATGATTACCTCCGTGTTAGTGGTCTGCGTCGGCAACATCTGCCGCTCTCCTACCGGAGAGCGCTTACTGAAGCGCGCGCTGCCGGAAAAGCGCATCGCCTCGGCGGGGCTTGGTGCCCTCAAGGGCTATCCGGCGGACCAAACCGCCAGCGAGGTGGCTGCACGCCATGGCCTCTCGCTGGAGGGGCATCACGCGCAGCAGCTCACTGCCAGTATGTGCCGCGATTTCGACCTGATTCTGGTGATGGAAAAACGTCATATCGAACAGGTCAATCGCATCGATCCAGCCGCGCGCGGAAAAACCATGCTGCTTGGGCACTGGCTCAACCAACAGGAAATCGCGGATCCGTATAGAAAAAGTCGTGAGGCCTTTGAAGAGGTTTACGGGTTACTGGAAAACGCTACCCAGAAATGGGTCAACGTATTAAGCCGATAG